ATAAGCTTGCTTCAGATCAAGTAATTCACAGCTACCCTTAGATATTTCAGCTAAAATATTTTGAAATTCTTGCTTTATTACTTTCTTTTTTTCAGCTTGCTCCTCAAACAATAAATGGGAAGCAATTTTACTATACAATACATTATGCAAAGCCTCTGCTAGATCATCAATTTTTTTCGATTCTATTGAGGTTCCAGGTAATGATTCCTGTAATAATGCTTGTAGCGCTTCCGGTGTAACAAATTCCTCAATATTACTTCTACTTATACTAAACCCTATAGGTAGGCTTATGTTATAATTAACACTTATATTGAAAGGAATTTGCATTTCTTTAAATATATTTCTTAATACATCCTCTGCATCTTTATATTCTATATTTATTTTATGTGCTTTCGCCGCTTCAGCCCCTAAATTATCAGCAAAATAATCTATCTGGAAATAGAAGTCGAATGCTTGGTTTAGATCATTAAATTGCTTAATAAGAGCTCGGCATTTTATTCCTCTTTCTCGATACCTATCACGTATCTCTCTAACCTGAGCATCATATCCCTCTCTTTTCATAAAAGTTTATTAATATATTATATATATTAATAATCATCTTATAAAAAAAAGCTTAATATTTAGTTAATCAACTTATTACTTGCTATTAAAATCACAAGATTTGCTTATAAAGCTCCTATCAATGTAAGTTTTACAAAAGATTAGGCCATATGTAATTTACACAAGGCAGCAGCTGCAGGTGGAGTTTATTACGAGGCAATCGTAATAATTCCTCTTTATTTACAAAGAAACCTCCGGAAACTTCTTTATCATTAAATTGCATTTCTTTATTTAAAGTGGTTTGATATAAAAATATTCTTCTATGATGCCGGTCATTATCAAATATAAATTCAGCTAATGTTTTAAGCTCCGCTTCTAAGCCTAATTCTTCCTCCAATTCTCTTTTTGCTGCATCAAGAGGAGCTTCTCCCGCCTCAACGTGCCCGCCCGCCGATGTGCAATAATATCCGGGTAGATATTTAACATGATTAGCTCGCTTTTGAATAAAAATTTTGTCTCCTTCTCAAACTAAAATATGCACTATTTGATTGGGTAATAACTCCTCATATACTTGCTCACGAGTAGCTCGTATAAAATCTTTCCTTTATAGTCTATTACATCTATTTGCATAACATTATAAAACAAAAAAGTTGTGGATGGATAATATGCAATCAGGATACTAAAGCAACTATAATTGAATTCTAAATTATCTTTTACCCATGACGTTCGGCAATTTTTGTCCACCGCCAATCGGAGTTACGGGTGGGGTAAGTTGGTTGAATAATTGATTAGGCGTAATGCTTTGCACAAACCCTTGCATAGCAGAACATGCCTTATAAATTAATAAACCAAAGAAAGGTGAAATCTGGTTTGCCTTTTGCCATAAATCATCTTCAAATTTAAAAAGCCCAAATTCAGTATTATTACTTGCACCCGTACTTCCGCCAGTTCCCATTCCTCTTAAGGTGTTTGCAGTAAAATTCTGCATTGCAACATCATCTGACATTAGAAAAAACCTAAATTAACTTTGCTATTCATACTTTAATTATATATTAATTGTACTACATTATATATGTAACTACAATCTGATCAGCCATGTTTGTCGAACAATCAATTAAAAAAGGTATCGGTATAGTCTCGGAAGCTGCAAGAGCTATGCCTGCGGCACCGGGTATATATAAGATGATTAATATTGAGAGTGAGATTGTATATGTCGGTAAAGCCAAAAATTTACCCAAGCGGGTTATATCTTATACTAAAGTTGAAAACTTGCCAACCCGCCTTAAGCGTATGATTGCCTCACTAAGCAGAATTGAATACTTAACCACTAACACCGAAGCTGAAGCATTACTTTTAGAAGCGAATCTTATAAAATCATTAAAACCGAAATTTAATATTGCTTTAAAAGATGATAAATCTTTCCCCTATATAGTTATAGAAGATAAACATGACTATCCCAGAATTGCTAAATTCCGAGGGACAAAGAAAGAAAATTATACTTATTTCGGCCCTTTCGCGCAAGCCAGAAACGTAAATGAAACCATAGTCGAACTGCAAAAACTATTTGGAATCAGACCATGCAGCGATAGTTACTTTGCATCACGGAAAAGGCCTTGCCTACAATATCAGATTAAGCGCTGCACCGCCCCTTGCACTAATAAAATATCCAAAGAAAACTATCAAAAAATAGTTAAACAAACAAAGGATTTTTTATCGGGTAAAAACTCGGAAATTCAAACTAAGCTGATCAGTGAAATGGAACGCGCCAGCGAAAAGCTTGATTATGAGAAGGCCGCGGAGCTAAGGGATAGAATAAGGCTCTTAAGCCAAACTCAAGCTAAAAATAAATTTAAAACAGACAGTATTTCAGATGCGGATTTAATCGCGCTCCACAGAGATGATACAGGCTGTGCAGTTCAGGTTATGTTTATCAGAAACGGCACTAATTACGGCGATAAAGTATACTTTCCCATTCATACCGAAGAATTGAGCGACGGTGAAGTCATTGAACTTTTTATAGGACAAATATACCAAAGGACTCCTCCTGCAAAAAATATTTTAACCACTACCGAGCTTCCTTCAAAGGAGGCGCTTGAGCAGGCTTTAAACAAATTATGGGATATAAAAACTAAAATAATTATCGCTAAAAAAGAAGCGCATAAACACTTAATGGAAATTGCATTACTGAATGCTAAAGAGGCATTGAGTAGAGTTAATAAACAAAAAGCAAAACAATTATCTACGCTTGAAAATGTGGCTAAGTTATTTGAGTTACCGAAAACACCAAAACGCATTGAAGTCTATGACAACAGCCACATTCAAGGAACTAATGCCGTCGGTTGCATGATTGTTGCAGGCGCTGAAGGATTTATGAAAAATCAATATAGAAGATTTTTGATTAAAAGTCTAAAGGGAATAGGTGAAGGCGATGATTACCAGATGCTGAGAGAAGTTTTAGAACGAAGATTTAAAAGACTTATGCCTGATAATTATCCTGATTTAATACTAATCGACGGAGGCAAAGGTCATCTGAGTGTTGCAAAAGAGATGTTTGAGAAGTTTAATATTAGTGATATAAAATTAGTCTGCATTTCAAAAGGAGCTGATCGAAATGCAGGTAGAGAGTTTTTCCATACCCTCGATAAAAAACCTTTTCAATTGGATAGAAATGACCCTACGCTACATTATTTACAACTGATAAGAGATGAAGTGCACCGTTTTGCAATTGAATCACATCGTAAGCGCAGGATTAAAGACACGACTAAGTCCGGAATTGATGAAATTCCGCAGATCGGCGCAAAACGCAAAAAGCTGCTATTAAGCCACTTCGGTTCTTTAGAAAGATTAAAAGAAGCAAATTTTGAAGATATTATTAGGATAGGCGGGATAAGCAAAAAGATTGCAAAGTTAATTCACAACTATTTACACAATGAGCAATAGTTAGTAAACTAGCCTCATAATTAACCAGTCCCCTGCTAGGTTCATGTTAAAAGATCTACCTAATTTTCTAACCATTTTAAGGATTTTATTGATTCCTGTGTTAGTATTATCTTTTTATCTGGAAGGCAAGCTTTCTCATTATATAGCAGCTTCTATTTTTATATTTGCCAGTATCACCGATTTCTTTGACGGCTACCTGGCCAGAGTATTAAAAGCTCAATCTAATTTCGGAAAAATGCTCGACCCTATAGCCGATAAGTTATTAGTTGCCTCAACTCTTATGATGCTGGTTCACTTCGGCCATGCACCTGTAATTCCTACCATTGCTATTTTATGCAGAGAAATATTGGTTTCGGGATTAAGGGAATATCTTGCCGAATTTAAAGTCAGTATTCCCGTTTCAAAATTAGGTAAAGTTAAAACCGCAGTTCAGATGGCGGCAATCATAATATTGCTGTTAGGTAATAAAGTCTTACCAATACCTTATTTAGACCGTATCGGCGAAATAGCACTATGGGTGGCAGCAGTTTTAACCCTGATTACCGGGTATGCATATTGGAAGGAGAGATTTAAATATATTTAAACCGTTTTCTATTATCACAAGCTTAAACTTGTATTTTTATTATTATTTTCACTATATCTGTCTTGATGAGATTTTGTAATCTCTATACCTAATCCTTTATTTAGTTGGTCTTTTACAGCGTTTTCTAATTGCTCATTAAAAGCTTCTTCAGGTAAATATATACCGCCACTAACCAGACCTGCCCCTGTATATTTGCTGGCATCATAAAATATCTTACTTAACCCCGTAGCATTTCCCTTACCCCAACTATTAAATACAACTTCTCCAACAATTTTTTCCGACTTACTACTAAGCTTCAGCTCTCCTTCCTTAATCTCTATCAGATTTTCAACATTTATAGATTGGCCAGATAATTCTTTTATAACTTCTTTCATCATTAATCTTATATTATAGCCATCTACTCCGCGGTTTTCCCCTTCTCCGAAAAGGTTTTGCGTAATTTTATCCGCTATCATATCAAATACTATAATTAATTCTATATCTTGAGGGTTATCAAGATTTTGGTATATCTCTCTTGCAAGTAAGTTTATGTTTCCCTTGTATTCTGAAACATGCTTTAAACGGTCGGGGTCAATTTCAAAATTGGCATCAATCTCCTCATGCTCAAATTTTTTAATCAAGTATTCCCCTAAATTCTTGTTATGAGGCAGAATATTTTTCTTCAAGCCTTCCATTAGGTTTTCTTTTATTACCTCCGATATTGCCTTTTCATCCGGTAATTCCGCCTCACTTAAATCCACGCCAACTAACGAAATACCCCTCAAATCAACACCTGAAAAATCACCGATTAATTTTGCTCCGCCTAAATTCAAATCTCCACCCAGATCTAAAGATTCTACCATCGTCTTTAGGGTAGCAGCATCGATTACCGCGCCTTCAAAGCTGACATTTTCCAGAGTTGTACCTTTAAAGGAAGTATTAGTAAATTTACTACCGTTAAAGCTGGTATTAACTATTACAGATTTATCAAAGGAGGTGTTAATAAAGTCTTTACCTGATAAGTCTCTGCCGTCAATGATTATATCATCATATTTAACCTGCTCCTCCGGCTTTTTACCTTCCCCGCTTTGCTCAATTTTATTTTCCATAGCTTGGTCAAACTCTTTTTGTCTTTCAATCTCTGCAATAGTATTTTTAATATCGTCAGCTATATTTACTAATATCTCACCGGCCTTTCTTCCTTTAATTACTTGGGGGATTCTTTCACTTCTTTCAAGTTGTTCAGTGACTAGATCTATAATATTATCTTTATTTACCTCAAACTGAACTTTTAATTCTTCTCTTATACTCGGGTCGTTTTTAATTATCTCAAGTAGCACCCTTAAAGCTTTAATACTTTTTCCCTCTCCATAGGCATCAATTATTTCAATCAACTTATCTGAATGATTTAATAAATGAGGAACAAGATCATATAAGCTACCTTTTAATCCATATTCATTCAGTACTTCAACCTTAGGTAATACTTGATCTAATACGCCAACGATTATCTCGCTTTTCTCTAAAAAATACTTCCTTACGTTTTCATCATTCTTTGTAATCTCCAGCAAATTCTTGGCAATTGATAAGTATTTTTGCTGATCAGTTATTTTATCGTCTTGATAAATATCTATTATCCCAACCAACTTATCTGAATGGTTTAATAAATGCGGGACAAGATCATATAAGCTACCTTTTAATCGATATTCATTCAGTGCTTCAACCTTAGGTAATACTTGATCTAATACGCCAACGATTATCTCGCTTTTCTCTAAAAAATACTTCCTTATATTTTCATCATTCTTTGTAATCTCCAGCAAATTCTTGGCAATTGATAAGTATTTTTGCTGATCAGTTATTTTGTCGTCTTGATAAATATCTATTATCCCGGCCAACTTGTCAGAATGATTTAATAAATGCGGAACAAGATCATATAAGCTACCTTTTAATCCATATTCATTCAGTACTTCAACCTTAGGTAATACTTGATCTAATACGCCAACGATTATCTCGCTTTTCTCTGCAAAATACTTCCTTATATTTTCATCATTCTTTGTAATCTCCAGCAAATTCTTGGCAATTGATAAGTATTTTTGCTGATCAGTTATTTTATCGTCTTGATAAATATCTATTATCCCGACCAACTTATCTGAATGATTTAATAAATGCGGAACAAGATCATATAAGTTGCCTTTTAATCCATACTCTTTAAGCCCTTCAACATTTTGGAATACCTTATCTAAAACTTCCGCAATAAGTCCACTGTTTTTAGTCAGATAATCTTTGATTTCCTTATTTTCATTTACTAGGGATAAAAGTTTTGCTGACATATCAACAAATCTTCCTCCCACGAAATCATTAAAAACATTTTGTAGAACTTCCGGTTTATCAATAAGGCTTGGAAGTATTTCAACAAATGGGTAAATATTAGCAGCCGAGATACCGAATTGCTCCGCTTTTTTACTTATACTTTCCGGCTCAAGCTTTAGTCCTTGTTCAACTTCTTTTTTATCCTGCTCTAATATCCCGACAATTAAATTTGTAAATAACTCATCTTGAGCTTGTTTTTTGATTAATTCTTTTAAAGATGTTTCCTTATGATCTACCGTGCCTACCATCTTAGGATCATTTAATAGCTCTAGAATTTTTTTGGATAAAACTATATAATCATTATTATTTATAGCACTTACTATGATTTGAGCTTCCTGCGGCTTAGTTAAAACTACATTTAAAATATCGAGAATTTGACTATCAAACTTATAATCTTTAGTTGTGTTCTTTAAACTTTCATTTTCTTCTATAATTTTCTTAGCAATTCGGGGTAAAATGGTAGGATTATTTTTAATAATATTTTGTAACTTCGGGTTACTTATTAAATTTTCAAGCCGGATAAATATAGAGCCGTTTAATGCTCCTTTGGTAATATTTTTTATAGCTTCTCTATCTGTTGTTATATCTGTTAAGGCAGGTTTTAATTTATTTATTTCATCAGAAGTAAGGTAATTATTTTGCTCTAAATATTTACTGATATGAGGCATAAAGCTTTTATTACTAAGATCTTGGATAAAATTAGTAAAACTTTCTTTTTCAGTTAATCCGCTTTGAAAATCCGGATCCTGGGCTATCTCAGATGATAGCGCGAGTTTAATTAGATTAAAAGCATGTATAGGGTGAAGTATAGCAAATGAAAGACTTTTAAAAATTAACCCGAAACTGATCGCTGGTGCTTTCTTTGCTTTTTCCTCCGGAAGAATTGCTTTTACGGCGCTTTCGAGTAACCTGTCATTCTTACCCTCTAAAAAATAATCAATAGCACTATAAATACCGCTCCATGCTTTTCTTTTCTCTTCTAATTCAATATTTATTTCATTTAACGGCTCTAAATTAGCATCTCTCATTTTAAAACATCCCTTTATCTCTCTTATAAATAAAGTTTAGCAATAATAAGTTAATGAAAGGTTAAGGGCTAAACCAGTAAGCAAAAAAAGTAATAAAAAAAATGAGAAAAATCACTTCTTCTCACTTTTTTAAAAAATTATTTATATAAGCTTCTATTTTTCCTTAAACGCTTTATGGAAGCTATCAAGGATCGGGCTCAACAAATATTGAAGAAAAGTCCTTTCACCCTTGATAATAAAGGTCTCAGCAGGCATACCGGGTTGCAGCTTTATATCATAATTGATGCTTTCAATCGCTTCCGGCTTTATTTCAATTTTAGCAACATAGTAGAAGGGCTGTTGTTTGCTTCTATCTTCTATCGTATCTGCTGAAACATAGATCACTTCCCCGTCTATTCTCGGCACCAACCTGGTTTTATATGCGCTAAGCTGAACTTTAGCTTTCAGCCCTTCACGAATACTTTCAATATCTTTAGGCTCTACATGCGCTTCAACAATCAGCTTATCATCCTGAGGGATAATTTCTAAAATCGGAGCTCCTTGCCCTACAACCCCGCCGACAGTGTGAAATTTAAGCCCGGTAACAATTCCTGCATTTGGAGCTCTGATTATGGTTCTCTCTAATATATCCTTATCCGCTTCATATTGTTCTTTTAAATCCAATATCTTGGAATAAGTTTCTTTGAGTTCGTCATCAACTTCCTTCTGGTTTTCGTTTTCTAAGCTTATGATGTGTAATTGATTCTCAGAAATTGCTTCGTGAGCATTAGCAATATCAGCCTTGATTTGACCTACCCTACCCTCTAATTCCTGCACTCTCCTTCTTTGCTCCAAAAGCTCTGTTTTTTTAGCATAACCTTTGTTAAAGAGAGTTTCCAAGTTCCTATATTGTTCCTGAAGTATTTTAAATTGCGATTCATAAGATTTAAGCATAGCTTCTAAACCTTTTATCTGCTCCCTTTGCTCTACAATTTTCTGATTATAAATATCTTTTTTACCGTGATATGCTTTCCGCTTGGATTCAAATAATGATTGCTGGTTTTTTATAATCTTTTCTACCTCAGGAACTTCTCTATCAAATATTGGGTCACTGAAATCAATTTGTTCTTCATCAAATTTTTCAGCAAGCAACCTTTGCTCAATAGCTTTAGTAGCACGCAACCTACTTAAACTGATTTGCAACCTCGCCTTATCGGACGTATCATTTAAAATCACCAGCGGCTGGTTTTCTTTCACCACTTCTCCGTCTTTTACCAAAATGGCTTGAATAATTCCGCCTTCTTTATGCTGAATGGTTTTACGATTACCGCTTAAAACGATATGGCCTTGTGCAATAACTGCGCTATCAAGAGGCGCAAGGCTACCCCAAACTATAAAGAAGCCGAAAGCAACCCCGATTACCATAAAGGTAAATTTTATAGGCTTATATATTTGTTTTTTCAGATCAAGAGAATGCTGCATGATATACTTAGCTTCTTCAGGGTTCGCCCCTTTCATAAAGCTGTTAATCTCTTCATAAAGTTTTTTAGCTGCCGGGACAAAACCTTTAAAGCTAATTAATTTTGATATAATATTTTTACGCATTGCCGTGCCCCGGTACATTTTTCAGTTGATTCATTTGGCTTGCCTGATTCATTTGATCCATTACCTCCTTCTTACTTCCGAAGGTAGCAATCACCCCGTCTTTAAGGATCATGATCTTATCCGCTACATTAAGTATAGAAGTTCTATGTGAAATAATTATGCAAGTAATATTTCGATCTTTTGCCACATCAATTGCAGTTGCAAGCGCAGCTTCACCTACGCTGTCAAGATTAGAATTAGGCTCATCAAGCAGTAGAATTTTAGGATTACCGTAAAAAGCTCTCGCTAATGCAATCCTTTGACGTTGCCCGCCAGACAGCATGGAACCGTCAAACCCGATTTCGGTATCATATCCCTTAGGTAGCCTCAAAATCATTTCATGCACACCGGTAATTTGCGCAGCCATCACCACTTCTTCAGGATCGGCATTCGGATCCATTCTTGCAATATTCTCTTTAATAGTTCCGGCAAAAAGCTCTACATCCTGCGGCAGGTAGCCGATATATTTACCCAGCTCCTCGCGCTTCCAATCTTTTAGGCTGGCATCATCCACTCTCACCGTACCGATCGAAGGGTTAAGCGCCCCTGCAAGCAATTTCGCAAGCGTAGTTTTACCTGAAGCACTAGGGCCTATTATAGCTAAGGTCTCACCGGCTTTTAAAGAAAAAGTTATCCCTTTTACAATATGTCTTTGCACGTTAGGCGGGTTATAAAATAAGTTTTCAACATCAACCCTACCTTCCGGCTCAGGTAAAGACATTTTCTCTTCATGCTTCTCAACTAGCTCATAAGCCGCATTTAATCTATCATATGCTTTTCTGCAATTAACAAACCCTTTCCAGGAATTAATCGCCCCTTCAAACGGAGCAAGCGCCCTTCCTACCAGTGATGAACTTGCAATAATTGCACCCGAAGACATTTGGCCATTAATTACAAGGTAAGCTCCGAAACCCGTTACCAGAATTTGTATAACAAGCCTGATGAATTTAGTGATTTCAGTGAGGACGGAATATCTTTTGGTAAATAAAGAATGCGTAGTCTGAATTTTTCCGTTTAATTTCTGCCAACTTTGAATGATGTTAGGCAACAGCCCCATAACTTCAATAACTTCAGCATTTCTGGTTGCTTGATCGACTTGCCTTCTGCTTTTGATATTTTCATCATTCATTGAATCAAGCAGAGGCTTAGTCAACTTATCTGATAATATAGCGAACCCGACTAATAATGCGCCCCCGATAACAGATAGAAAGCCCATCCACGGATGGATTATGAAAAGTACTATAATAAATATTATTGCCCATGGAGTATCCAGCACCGTGAGTAGCCCGGGGCTGGTTAAGAAATTTTTAATGGTTTGCAGATCGGTTAATTGTTGGCTCCCGATGTTCACTTTCGATTCAAGGGACATTTTTACACTACCCGTGAACACCTTCTCGGAAAGCTGCCTTTCTATCCAATTACCCATTTGGGTCATAGCAAATGACCTTCCCGCCTGAAGCATGGCAAGCAACAGAAGTGCAAGCATAATAACGAGAGTCAGCATAACCAGCGTATCCACGTTACCGCTTGAAATCACCCTATCTAACACCTGCATTGAATAAATCGGAGTTGAAAGCATGAGTAAATTTATAATGCACCCGAAGAGCAATGCATACTTAAACATTATCTTACACGCAAAAAGCGTCTCTTTTATCGGGGTGATATTCTCTTTTCTTTTCATAAAACCTGAACTTTTTTAGTATAATATACAATCAACCATTCTTTAACTCTAGCAGGAAATTATTAACAATTCATTAACAACTTATGTATCTCCATGTATTTACAATATTATTTTAACAATAATATTATTATTTGCATTTAATTTATTTTATATTATAATTCGCTTTGTGAATTTTAACAATATTGAGGGTTTATGAAAAAGATTCTAGGAATTGCTGCATTAGCTATTATGGCTAGTTCAACAGCATCTGCAGCAGAGTATTACGCTTCTTTTAGCGGTTTATACGGTAAGGGTGGCGTAAAATCATCAAGTAAAGATTTTGGAGAATATAACTCTAGTAATTCTAAACCAAAAGGTTTTGATGTAGCAGTTGGGTCGCAAATCACACCTGAAACTAGAGCTGAACTTGCTATTGGTTACCTTGTAAGCGATAAAAAAAGCAAAGCTTATGAAAGCACTTCTTATAGAGGTGAAAATTTTGGTAAAGCACAAACAATATCTGTAATGTTAAATGGGTATTATGATTTCGCAAATTCTGGCGCATTTACTCCATATGTAATGGCTGGTGTGGGATATGCTCATAATAAATTCAAAACTGGATTTGTTGGAAAAGATTTAAACAATGGTGGGAAAGTTATCAATACTCCTTACAATAAATCTAAAGGTAGTTTCGCTTATCAAGTTGGC
The endosymbiont of Acanthamoeba sp. UWC8 DNA segment above includes these coding regions:
- a CDS encoding NUDIX domain-containing protein, producing the protein MFIQKRANHVKYLPGYYCTSAGGHVEAGEAPLDAAKRELEEELGLEAELKTLAEFIFDNDRHHRRIFLYQTTLNKEMQFNDKEVSGGFFVNKEELLRLPRNKLHLQLLPCVNYIWPNLL
- the uvrC gene encoding excinuclease ABC subunit UvrC, with protein sequence MFVEQSIKKGIGIVSEAARAMPAAPGIYKMINIESEIVYVGKAKNLPKRVISYTKVENLPTRLKRMIASLSRIEYLTTNTEAEALLLEANLIKSLKPKFNIALKDDKSFPYIVIEDKHDYPRIAKFRGTKKENYTYFGPFAQARNVNETIVELQKLFGIRPCSDSYFASRKRPCLQYQIKRCTAPCTNKISKENYQKIVKQTKDFLSGKNSEIQTKLISEMERASEKLDYEKAAELRDRIRLLSQTQAKNKFKTDSISDADLIALHRDDTGCAVQVMFIRNGTNYGDKVYFPIHTEELSDGEVIELFIGQIYQRTPPAKNILTTTELPSKEALEQALNKLWDIKTKIIIAKKEAHKHLMEIALLNAKEALSRVNKQKAKQLSTLENVAKLFELPKTPKRIEVYDNSHIQGTNAVGCMIVAGAEGFMKNQYRRFLIKSLKGIGEGDDYQMLREVLERRFKRLMPDNYPDLILIDGGKGHLSVAKEMFEKFNISDIKLVCISKGADRNAGREFFHTLDKKPFQLDRNDPTLHYLQLIRDEVHRFAIESHRKRRIKDTTKSGIDEIPQIGAKRKKLLLSHFGSLERLKEANFEDIIRIGGISKKIAKLIHNYLHNEQ
- the pgsA gene encoding CDP-diacylglycerol--glycerol-3-phosphate 3-phosphatidyltransferase, translated to MLKDLPNFLTILRILLIPVLVLSFYLEGKLSHYIAASIFIFASITDFFDGYLARVLKAQSNFGKMLDPIADKLLVASTLMMLVHFGHAPVIPTIAILCREILVSGLREYLAEFKVSIPVSKLGKVKTAVQMAAIIILLLGNKVLPIPYLDRIGEIALWVAAVLTLITGYAYWKERFKYI
- a CDS encoding pentapeptide repeat-containing protein: MRDANLEPLNEINIELEEKRKAWSGIYSAIDYFLEGKNDRLLESAVKAILPEEKAKKAPAISFGLIFKSLSFAILHPIHAFNLIKLALSSEIAQDPDFQSGLTEKESFTNFIQDLSNKSFMPHISKYLEQNNYLTSDEINKLKPALTDITTDREAIKNITKGALNGSIFIRLENLISNPKLQNIIKNNPTILPRIAKKIIEENESLKNTTKDYKFDSQILDILNVVLTKPQEAQIIVSAINNNDYIVLSKKILELLNDPKMVGTVDHKETSLKELIKKQAQDELFTNLIVGILEQDKKEVEQGLKLEPESISKKAEQFGISAANIYPFVEILPSLIDKPEVLQNVFNDFVGGRFVDMSAKLLSLVNENKEIKDYLTKNSGLIAEVLDKVFQNVEGLKEYGLKGNLYDLVPHLLNHSDKLVGIIDIYQDDKITDQQKYLSIAKNLLEITKNDENIRKYFAEKSEIIVGVLDQVLPKVEVLNEYGLKGSLYDLVPHLLNHSDKLAGIIDIYQDDKITDQQKYLSIAKNLLEITKNDENIRKYFLEKSEIIVGVLDQVLPKVEALNEYRLKGSLYDLVPHLLNHSDKLVGIIDIYQDDKITDQQKYLSIAKNLLEITKNDENVRKYFLEKSEIIVGVLDQVLPKVEVLNEYGLKGSLYDLVPHLLNHSDKLIEIIDAYGEGKSIKALRVLLEIIKNDPSIREELKVQFEVNKDNIIDLVTEQLERSERIPQVIKGRKAGEILVNIADDIKNTIAEIERQKEFDQAMENKIEQSGEGKKPEEQVKYDDIIIDGRDLSGKDFINTSFDKSVIVNTSFNGSKFTNTSFKGTTLENVSFEGAVIDAATLKTMVESLDLGGDLNLGGAKLIGDFSGVDLRGISLVGVDLSEAELPDEKAISEVIKENLMEGLKKNILPHNKNLGEYLIKKFEHEEIDANFEIDPDRLKHVSEYKGNINLLAREIYQNLDNPQDIELIIVFDMIADKITQNLFGEGENRGVDGYNIRLMMKEVIKELSGQSINVENLIEIKEGELKLSSKSEKIVGEVVFNSWGKGNATGLSKIFYDASKYTGAGLVSGGIYLPEEAFNEQLENAVKDQLNKGLGIEITKSHQDRYSENNNKNTSLSL
- a CDS encoding HlyD family type I secretion periplasmic adaptor subunit, with the protein product MRKNIISKLISFKGFVPAAKKLYEEINSFMKGANPEEAKYIMQHSLDLKKQIYKPIKFTFMVIGVAFGFFIVWGSLAPLDSAVIAQGHIVLSGNRKTIQHKEGGIIQAILVKDGEVVKENQPLVILNDTSDKARLQISLSRLRATKAIEQRLLAEKFDEEQIDFSDPIFDREVPEVEKIIKNQQSLFESKRKAYHGKKDIYNQKIVEQREQIKGLEAMLKSYESQFKILQEQYRNLETLFNKGYAKKTELLEQRRRVQELEGRVGQIKADIANAHEAISENQLHIISLENENQKEVDDELKETYSKILDLKEQYEADKDILERTIIRAPNAGIVTGLKFHTVGGVVGQGAPILEIIPQDDKLIVEAHVEPKDIESIREGLKAKVQLSAYKTRLVPRIDGEVIYVSADTIEDRSKQQPFYYVAKIEIKPEAIESINYDIKLQPGMPAETFIIKGERTFLQYLLSPILDSFHKAFKEK
- a CDS encoding type I secretion system permease/ATPase; its protein translation is MKRKENITPIKETLFACKIMFKYALLFGCIINLLMLSTPIYSMQVLDRVISSGNVDTLVMLTLVIMLALLLLAMLQAGRSFAMTQMGNWIERQLSEKVFTGSVKMSLESKVNIGSQQLTDLQTIKNFLTSPGLLTVLDTPWAIIFIIVLFIIHPWMGFLSVIGGALLVGFAILSDKLTKPLLDSMNDENIKSRRQVDQATRNAEVIEVMGLLPNIIQSWQKLNGKIQTTHSLFTKRYSVLTEITKFIRLVIQILVTGFGAYLVINGQMSSGAIIASSSLVGRALAPFEGAINSWKGFVNCRKAYDRLNAAYELVEKHEEKMSLPEPEGRVDVENLFYNPPNVQRHIVKGITFSLKAGETLAIIGPSASGKTTLAKLLAGALNPSIGTVRVDDASLKDWKREELGKYIGYLPQDVELFAGTIKENIARMDPNADPEEVVMAAQITGVHEMILRLPKGYDTEIGFDGSMLSGGQRQRIALARAFYGNPKILLLDEPNSNLDSVGEAALATAIDVAKDRNITCIIISHRTSILNVADKIMILKDGVIATFGSKKEVMDQMNQASQMNQLKNVPGHGNA
- a CDS encoding outer membrane protein — translated: MKKILGIAALAIMASSTASAAEYYASFSGLYGKGGVKSSSKDFGEYNSSNSKPKGFDVAVGSQITPETRAELAIGYLVSDKKSKAYESTSYRGENFGKAQTISVMLNGYYDFANSGAFTPYVMAGVGYAHNKFKTGFVGKDLNNGGKVINTPYNKSKGSFAYQVGLGIDAKVADNVKLGIGYRFKDTGLNSVKKDGNKIKVKHSHLALAHVRFEF